From one Tachysurus vachellii isolate PV-2020 chromosome 23, HZAU_Pvac_v1, whole genome shotgun sequence genomic stretch:
- the LOC132838607 gene encoding beta-1,3-galactosyltransferase 2-like, with translation MGVAKQKGTRRRVWIQYVIWCLGFLLVLGTICIYHIFSTHLLRQRIAPHVDLESFYVPYPNKYRFILDQPDACVRHNPYIVIIVPVAPHDMNARNAIRSTWGNDSLVKDGDVLVLFLLGLPNGSDFIMQQIRIHQENRRHRDLLQSNFVDSYRNLTIKTMVMMEWLRDRCPQAYYAAKVDADMLINVVALTKMLLGPKSYQSNYITGLVWYDNVVIRDQSSKFYIPYEVYSKPVYPPYPLGMCYIISMDLPDKILDVSKEIKPIFIEDAYIGLCLEQLQITPTNPPNLEQFVVKPPQEYDRCYYLNLIAVITDSPAQLVSYWTDLHRPGPACGKENLT, from the exons ATGGG tGTGGCAAAGCAGAAAGGGACTCGTCGGCGAGTTTGGATCCAGTACGTCATTTGGTGTCTTGGATTTCTTTTGGTGCTCGGGACTATTTGCATCTACCACATCTTCAGTACACATCTCCTCAGACAGAGAATAGCTCCGCATGTTGATCTAGAATCGTTCTATGTGCCTTACCCAAACAAATACCGCTTCATCCTGGACCAGCCAGATGCGTGCGTTCGGCACAACCCGTACATCGTGATCATCGTCCCGGTGGCGCCTCACGACATGAATGCGCGCAATGCCATAAGAAGCACTTGGGGGAACGACAGCTTGGTCAAGGACGGTGACGTTTTGGTTCTGTTCCTGCTGGGTTTGCCGAACGGAAGTGACTTCATAATGCAACAGATCCGCATACACCAGGAGAACCGGCGGCACAGAGACCTTCTTCAGAGCAACTTCGTAGACTCCTACAGGAACCTGACTATTAAGACCATGGTGATGATGGAATGGCTGAGGGATCGTTGTCCTCAGGCGTATTACGCAGCAAAAGTGGACGCAGACATGCTGATAAACGTTGTTGCTTTGACAAAGATGCTTCTTGGCCCCAAAAGCTACCAAAGCAACTACATTACGGGACTGGTGTGGTATGATAACGTAGTCATCAGGGATCAGTCCAGCAAATTTTACATCCCATACGAGGTGTATTCCAAACCGGTGTATCCGCCCTACCCTTTGGGAATGTGCTACATCATTTCAATGGACCTCCCAGATAAGATCCTGGACGTGTCGAAAGAAATCAAACCTATTTTCATCGAGGACGCGTACATCGGCTTGTGCCTTGAGCAACTTCAAATCACTCCTACAAACCCTCCGAACTTGGAGCAGTTTGTGGTCAAGCCACCTCAGGAGTATGACCGCTGCTACTACTTGAACCTCATTGCCGTGATAACGGACAGTCCTGCTCAGCTGGTCTCCTACTGGACAGATCTTCACAGACCAGGTCCAGCCTGCGGCAAAGAGAATCTCACCTGA
- the LOC132838831 gene encoding beta-1,3-galactosyltransferase 2-like: MRQNLPFHEEISHLYNTLSNQRFWCLKLKPVSNVQCVFTIVMAIITLLLYIIFGTPQCDMQEFKKGKHLDPAADEVAYPYKYNFRLDQPEKCQHKPFLVIIVQVAPKDVMERQAIRNTWGDEKLVQEKHVVVLFLMGLPSGSNAEIQQDRIHQENLRHRDLLQSNFIDSVKNATIKTMVMLEWLRDRCPQAYYTAKVDNDILLNVRSLISMLLNPRIPQMNYITGQVQQTKKAKQNPSSRFYNPSEIHTNKLFPPYPLGKCYIMSMDMPAKILRASTEIKPILEDDMYIGLCLEWLHIAPVKPPKPSQFVFIYPQLYNRCYYSELIAVILYTPAQLVNLWTDIHKPGTAC, encoded by the exons atgag ACAGAATCTACCGTTCCATGAAGAAATATCACATCTCTACAACACTCTCAGTAACCAAAGGTTCTGGTGTTTGAAACTCAAGCCAGTATCCAATGTCCAGTGCGTGTTTACTATTGTGATGGCCATTATCACTTTATTACTTTACATCATCTTTGGGACGCCACAATGTGATATGCAAGAGTTTAAGAAAGGAAAGCATCTAGATCCAGCAGCAGATGAAGTGGCTTATCCCTATAAATACAACTTCCGCCTGGATCAGCCAGAAAAGTGCCAGCACAAACCTTTCTTGGTGATCATTGTTCAAGTGGCCCCTAAAGATGTGATGGAACGGCAAGCCATAAGGAATACATGGGGGGATGAAAAGCTGGTCCAAGAAAAACATGTTGTGGTTCTGTTTCTAATGGGCTTACCGAGTGGAAGTAACGCAGAAATACAACAGGATCGTATACACCAGGAGAACCTGAGGCACAGGGATCTGCTTCAAAGCAACTTCATAGACTCCGTCAAGAACGCGACTATTAAAACCATGGTGATGCTGGAATGGCTGAGAGATCGCTGTCCGCAGGCATACTACACCGCGAAAGTGGACAATGACATTCTGCTTAACGTCAGAAGTCTGATCAGTATGCTGCTTAACCCCCGAATCCCCCAGATGAACTACATCACTGGCCAGGTTCAGCAAACCAAAAAGGCAAAACAAAACCCATCAAGCAGGTTTTACAACCCTTCAGAGATACACACCAATAAGTTATTTCCACCATATCCCTTAGGAAAGTGCTACATCATGTCTATGGACATGCCAGCAAAGATTCTGAGGGCATCAACGGAAATCAAGCCTATTTTAGAAGATGATATGTATATTGGTTTATGCCTTGAATGGCTCCATATTGCTCCTGTGAAACCTCCAAAACCTTCGCAGTTTGTGTTTATCTACCCTCAACTGTACAACCGGTGCTACTATTCTGAGCTCATTGCAGTGATTTTATACACTCCTGCTCAGCTGGTTAACCTATGGACAGACATTCACAAACCAGGCACAGCCTGTTGA